One stretch of Equus przewalskii isolate Varuska chromosome 9, EquPr2, whole genome shotgun sequence DNA includes these proteins:
- the LOC103558257 gene encoding zinc finger and SCAN domain-containing protein 1-like: protein MAAACGAQGSGSCSPCGGGPAGSQQRRRYDGAALAGAERARNSIPGPGECGGATVLHPGLCLGPASLRTGEKVLVSLTHHQDGSIGEEEDEKSLRSQRDPSQAFQLLPPEAQWLQPARTQQSLHTRVGPQAPCTLGSLGAPVRLGSLVSGTSLPADRPETELRGPSHPSPHRPRTLPGPRGSGDQKCWIDSEPSKQRHSRLNHLSGGKAKFWPAVQPLTLQVQRT, encoded by the exons ATGGCGGCCGCCTGCGGCGCGCAGGGTTCTGGGAGTTGTAGTCCGTGCGGCGGCGGCCCGGCTGGCTCGCAGCAGAGGCGGCGCTACGACGGAGCGGCTCTTGCAGGAGCTGAGCGCGCGCGCA ACTCCATCCCAGGACCTGGAGAGTGTGGAGGGGCTACAGTTCTCCATCCTGGACTCTGCCTAGGGCCTGCTTCCCTGAGAACTGGAGAGAAGG TTCTGGTATCTCTCACCCACCACCAGGATGGGAGCATTGGcgaggaggaagatgagaagagcCTGAGGTCCCAAAGAGACCCATCCCAG GCATTCCAGCTGCTCCCCCCGGAGGCCCAGTGGCTGCAGCCTGCCCGGACCCAGCAGAGTCTCCACACCAGGGTGGGGCCCCAGGCGCCCTGCACCCTCGGCTCCCTCG GCGCGCCCGTGCGCCTCGGAAGCCTCGTGTCTGGGACGAGCCTCCCTGCGGACCGGCCAGAGACAGAGCTCCGAGGACCTAGCCACCCCTCCCCGCACAGGCCCAGGACGCTGCCTGGCCCTCGGGGGAGCGGCGACCAGAAG TGTTGGATTGACTCTGAGCCTAGTAAGCAGAGGCATTCTCGTTTAAATCATCT CTCAGGTGGCAAGGCGAAGTTTTGGCCCGCAGTCCAACCCCTGACCCTTCAGGTACAGCGCACATGA
- the ZNF135 gene encoding zinc finger protein 135 isoform X4, with amino-acid sequence MTPERRGPHMWGTHGKRENLDSKLNSQQKTYAKEKPYKCQECGKAFSHSSALIEHHRTHTGERPYECHECGKGFRNSSALTKHQRIHTGEKPYKCSQCGRTFNQIAPLIQHQRTHTGEKPYECSECGKSFSFRSSFSQHERTHTGEKPYECSECGKAFRQSIHLTQHLRIHTGEKPYQCGECGKAFSHSSSLTKHQRIHTGEKPYECHECGKAFTQITPLIQHQRTHTGEKPYECNECGKAFSQSTLLTEHRRIHTGEKPYGCNECGKTFSHSSSLSQHERTHTGEKPYECSQCGKAFRQSTHLTQHQRIHTGEKPYECGDCGKAFSHSSSLTKHQRIHTGEKPYKCNTCSRAFSQLAPLIQHQRIHTGEKPYECTECGRAFSQSSLLIEHQRIHTKEKPYGCNECGKSFSHSSSLSQHERTHTGEKPYECQDCGKSFRQSTHLTQHRRIHTGEKPYECRDCGKAFTHSSSLTKHQRTHTG; translated from the coding sequence ATGACCCCTGAAAGACGAGGCCCCCACATGTGGGGGACACATGGAAAGAGGGAGAATCTGGACTCCAAGTTAAATTCCCAACAGAAAACCTATGCAAAAGAGAAACCCTACAAATGTCAGGAATGTGGAAAGGCCTTTAGTCACAGCTCAGCACTCATTGAACACCACCGAACACACACAGGAGAGAGACCTTACGAATGTCACGAGTGTGGAAAAGGTTTCCGAAACAGCTCGGCACTGACCAAACACCAGAGAATCCACACTGGCGAGAAACCTTATAAGTGCAGTCAGTGTGGGAGGACCTTCAACCAGATCGCCCCACTGATCCAGCACCAGAGGACTCATACTGGCGAGAAGCCCTacgagtgcagtgaatgtgggaaatccttcagTTTTAGGTCTTCCTTCAGCCAGCACGAGCGGACACACACgggtgagaaaccctatgagtgcagtgaatgtgggaaggccttccgGCAGAGCATCCACCTCACACAGCACCTGCGaatccacactggggagaagccctATCAGTGTGGGGAGTGTGGCAAGGCCTTCAGCCACAGCTCCTCCTTGACCAAACACCAGCGCATCCACACCGGGGAGAAGCCCTATGAGTGCCATGAGTGTGGCAAAGCCTTCACCCAGATCACACCGCTGATTCAGCATCAGAGGACgcacacaggagagaagccctatgagtgcaatgagtgtgggaaagccttcagccagAGCACACTCTTGACGGAGCATCGAAGAATTCACACGGGAGAGAAACCCTATGGGTGCAATGAGTGTGGGAAGACTTTCAGTCATAGCTCGTCACTCAGCCAGCACGAGCGGACGCACACGGGCGAGAAGCCCTATGAGTGCAGTCAGTGCGGGAAGGCCTTCCGGCAGAGCACACACCTCACCCAGCACCAGAGaatccacactggggagaagccctATGAGTGTGGCGACTGTGGCAAGGCCTTCAGCCACAGCTCCTCCCTAACTAAGCACCAGCGGATCCACACCGGTGAGAAGCCCTACAAGTGTAACACCTGCAGCAGAGCCTTCAGCCAGCTCGCCCCCCTCATTCAGCATCAGAGGATCCACACAGGAGAAAAGCCCTATGAGTGTACTGAGTGTGGCAGAGCCTTCAGCCAGAGCTCCCTTCTCATAGAGCACCAGAGGATTCACACCAAGGAAAAGCCCTATGggtgtaatgaatgtgggaaatccttcagTCACAGCTCATCACTCAGCCAGCACGAAAGGACACACACGGGGGAAAAGCCCTACGAATGTCAGGACTGTGGAAAATCCTTCCGGCAGAGCACCCACCTGACTCAGCACCGGAGGATCCACACGGGAGAGAAACCGTATGAATGCAGGgactgtgggaaagccttcacaCACAGCTCCTCCCTCACCAAGCACCAGAGAACTCACACTGGGTAG
- the ZNF135 gene encoding zinc finger protein 135 isoform X1, which yields MAAAVFVLPTSRGAGCSCNRPEEEGMTAGLLAAGAREQVTFEDVVVDFTREEWGQLEPAQRTLYRDVMLETFGLLVSVGHWLPKLDVISLLEQVTEPWAVDKGLPQDLETRPQTKPSVPRQDITEEVPNSVLVERFLWDNLWCPEQGDANGHWERSHRNLDARVLQVAFTLEKTLIQEQQVGNGLGENRGLGPGLGIQPMTPERRGPHMWGTHGKRENLDSKLNSQQKTYAKEKPYKCQECGKAFSHSSALIEHHRTHTGERPYECHECGKGFRNSSALTKHQRIHTGEKPYKCSQCGRTFNQIAPLIQHQRTHTGEKPYECSECGKSFSFRSSFSQHERTHTGEKPYECSECGKAFRQSIHLTQHLRIHTGEKPYQCGECGKAFSHSSSLTKHQRIHTGEKPYECHECGKAFTQITPLIQHQRTHTGEKPYECNECGKAFSQSTLLTEHRRIHTGEKPYGCNECGKTFSHSSSLSQHERTHTGEKPYECSQCGKAFRQSTHLTQHQRIHTGEKPYECGDCGKAFSHSSSLTKHQRIHTGEKPYKCNTCSRAFSQLAPLIQHQRIHTGEKPYECTECGRAFSQSSLLIEHQRIHTKEKPYGCNECGKSFSHSSSLSQHERTHTGEKPYECQDCGKSFRQSTHLTQHRRIHTGEKPYECRDCGKAFTHSSSLTKHQRTHTG from the exons ATGGCGGCCGCAGTCTTTGTGCTGCCAACTAGCAG AGGAGCCGGCTGTTCCTGTAACaggccagaggaggagggaatgacCGCTGGGCTCCTTGCTGCCGGGGCCCGG GAGCAAGTGACCTTTGAGGACGTGGTTGTGGACTTCACCCGGGAGGAGTGGGGGCAGCTGGAGCCCGCCCAGAGGACCCTGTACCGCgatgtgatgctggagacctTTGGGCTCCTGGTCTCCGTGG GACACTGGCTCCCGAAGCTGGACGTCATCTCCCTGCTGGAGCAGGTGACAGAGCCGTGGGCAGTGGACAAGGGCCTTCCCCAAG acTTGGAAACTAGACCCCAAACCAAACCGTCAGTTCCAAGACAAGACATCACTGAAGAAGTACCTAACAGTGTCCTGGTAGAAAGGTTCCTGTGGGACAATCTGTGGTGCCCTGAGCAGGGAGATGCCAACGGCCACTGGGAGCGGAGTCACAGGAACCTAGATGCCCGTGTGCTACAGGTGGCCTTCACACTGGAGAAGACACTCATTCAGGAGCAGCAGGTGGGGAATGGGCTTGGGGAAAACAGAGGTCTGGGCCCTGGTCTTGGCATTCAGCCAATGACCCCTGAAAGACGAGGCCCCCACATGTGGGGGACACATGGAAAGAGGGAGAATCTGGACTCCAAGTTAAATTCCCAACAGAAAACCTATGCAAAAGAGAAACCCTACAAATGTCAGGAATGTGGAAAGGCCTTTAGTCACAGCTCAGCACTCATTGAACACCACCGAACACACACAGGAGAGAGACCTTACGAATGTCACGAGTGTGGAAAAGGTTTCCGAAACAGCTCGGCACTGACCAAACACCAGAGAATCCACACTGGCGAGAAACCTTATAAGTGCAGTCAGTGTGGGAGGACCTTCAACCAGATCGCCCCACTGATCCAGCACCAGAGGACTCATACTGGCGAGAAGCCCTacgagtgcagtgaatgtgggaaatccttcagTTTTAGGTCTTCCTTCAGCCAGCACGAGCGGACACACACgggtgagaaaccctatgagtgcagtgaatgtgggaaggccttccgGCAGAGCATCCACCTCACACAGCACCTGCGaatccacactggggagaagccctATCAGTGTGGGGAGTGTGGCAAGGCCTTCAGCCACAGCTCCTCCTTGACCAAACACCAGCGCATCCACACCGGGGAGAAGCCCTATGAGTGCCATGAGTGTGGCAAAGCCTTCACCCAGATCACACCGCTGATTCAGCATCAGAGGACgcacacaggagagaagccctatgagtgcaatgagtgtgggaaagccttcagccagAGCACACTCTTGACGGAGCATCGAAGAATTCACACGGGAGAGAAACCCTATGGGTGCAATGAGTGTGGGAAGACTTTCAGTCATAGCTCGTCACTCAGCCAGCACGAGCGGACGCACACGGGCGAGAAGCCCTATGAGTGCAGTCAGTGCGGGAAGGCCTTCCGGCAGAGCACACACCTCACCCAGCACCAGAGaatccacactggggagaagccctATGAGTGTGGCGACTGTGGCAAGGCCTTCAGCCACAGCTCCTCCCTAACTAAGCACCAGCGGATCCACACCGGTGAGAAGCCCTACAAGTGTAACACCTGCAGCAGAGCCTTCAGCCAGCTCGCCCCCCTCATTCAGCATCAGAGGATCCACACAGGAGAAAAGCCCTATGAGTGTACTGAGTGTGGCAGAGCCTTCAGCCAGAGCTCCCTTCTCATAGAGCACCAGAGGATTCACACCAAGGAAAAGCCCTATGggtgtaatgaatgtgggaaatccttcagTCACAGCTCATCACTCAGCCAGCACGAAAGGACACACACGGGGGAAAAGCCCTACGAATGTCAGGACTGTGGAAAATCCTTCCGGCAGAGCACCCACCTGACTCAGCACCGGAGGATCCACACGGGAGAGAAACCGTATGAATGCAGGgactgtgggaaagccttcacaCACAGCTCCTCCCTCACCAAGCACCAGAGAACTCACACTGGGTAG
- the ZNF135 gene encoding zinc finger protein 135 isoform X3: MAPLQVTGQLPGCLSWVQEQQKRQGHWLPKLDVISLLEQVTEPWAVDKGLPQDLETRPQTKPSVPRQDITEEVPNSVLVERFLWDNLWCPEQGDANGHWERSHRNLDARVLQVAFTLEKTLIQEQQVGNGLGENRGLGPGLGIQPMTPERRGPHMWGTHGKRENLDSKLNSQQKTYAKEKPYKCQECGKAFSHSSALIEHHRTHTGERPYECHECGKGFRNSSALTKHQRIHTGEKPYKCSQCGRTFNQIAPLIQHQRTHTGEKPYECSECGKSFSFRSSFSQHERTHTGEKPYECSECGKAFRQSIHLTQHLRIHTGEKPYQCGECGKAFSHSSSLTKHQRIHTGEKPYECHECGKAFTQITPLIQHQRTHTGEKPYECNECGKAFSQSTLLTEHRRIHTGEKPYGCNECGKTFSHSSSLSQHERTHTGEKPYECSQCGKAFRQSTHLTQHQRIHTGEKPYECGDCGKAFSHSSSLTKHQRIHTGEKPYKCNTCSRAFSQLAPLIQHQRIHTGEKPYECTECGRAFSQSSLLIEHQRIHTKEKPYGCNECGKSFSHSSSLSQHERTHTGEKPYECQDCGKSFRQSTHLTQHRRIHTGEKPYECRDCGKAFTHSSSLTKHQRTHTG; encoded by the exons ATGGCCCCTCTGCAGGTGACAGGACAGCTGCCAGGGTGCCTCTCCTGGGTCCAAGAGCAGCAGAAGAGGCAGG GACACTGGCTCCCGAAGCTGGACGTCATCTCCCTGCTGGAGCAGGTGACAGAGCCGTGGGCAGTGGACAAGGGCCTTCCCCAAG acTTGGAAACTAGACCCCAAACCAAACCGTCAGTTCCAAGACAAGACATCACTGAAGAAGTACCTAACAGTGTCCTGGTAGAAAGGTTCCTGTGGGACAATCTGTGGTGCCCTGAGCAGGGAGATGCCAACGGCCACTGGGAGCGGAGTCACAGGAACCTAGATGCCCGTGTGCTACAGGTGGCCTTCACACTGGAGAAGACACTCATTCAGGAGCAGCAGGTGGGGAATGGGCTTGGGGAAAACAGAGGTCTGGGCCCTGGTCTTGGCATTCAGCCAATGACCCCTGAAAGACGAGGCCCCCACATGTGGGGGACACATGGAAAGAGGGAGAATCTGGACTCCAAGTTAAATTCCCAACAGAAAACCTATGCAAAAGAGAAACCCTACAAATGTCAGGAATGTGGAAAGGCCTTTAGTCACAGCTCAGCACTCATTGAACACCACCGAACACACACAGGAGAGAGACCTTACGAATGTCACGAGTGTGGAAAAGGTTTCCGAAACAGCTCGGCACTGACCAAACACCAGAGAATCCACACTGGCGAGAAACCTTATAAGTGCAGTCAGTGTGGGAGGACCTTCAACCAGATCGCCCCACTGATCCAGCACCAGAGGACTCATACTGGCGAGAAGCCCTacgagtgcagtgaatgtgggaaatccttcagTTTTAGGTCTTCCTTCAGCCAGCACGAGCGGACACACACgggtgagaaaccctatgagtgcagtgaatgtgggaaggccttccgGCAGAGCATCCACCTCACACAGCACCTGCGaatccacactggggagaagccctATCAGTGTGGGGAGTGTGGCAAGGCCTTCAGCCACAGCTCCTCCTTGACCAAACACCAGCGCATCCACACCGGGGAGAAGCCCTATGAGTGCCATGAGTGTGGCAAAGCCTTCACCCAGATCACACCGCTGATTCAGCATCAGAGGACgcacacaggagagaagccctatgagtgcaatgagtgtgggaaagccttcagccagAGCACACTCTTGACGGAGCATCGAAGAATTCACACGGGAGAGAAACCCTATGGGTGCAATGAGTGTGGGAAGACTTTCAGTCATAGCTCGTCACTCAGCCAGCACGAGCGGACGCACACGGGCGAGAAGCCCTATGAGTGCAGTCAGTGCGGGAAGGCCTTCCGGCAGAGCACACACCTCACCCAGCACCAGAGaatccacactggggagaagccctATGAGTGTGGCGACTGTGGCAAGGCCTTCAGCCACAGCTCCTCCCTAACTAAGCACCAGCGGATCCACACCGGTGAGAAGCCCTACAAGTGTAACACCTGCAGCAGAGCCTTCAGCCAGCTCGCCCCCCTCATTCAGCATCAGAGGATCCACACAGGAGAAAAGCCCTATGAGTGTACTGAGTGTGGCAGAGCCTTCAGCCAGAGCTCCCTTCTCATAGAGCACCAGAGGATTCACACCAAGGAAAAGCCCTATGggtgtaatgaatgtgggaaatccttcagTCACAGCTCATCACTCAGCCAGCACGAAAGGACACACACGGGGGAAAAGCCCTACGAATGTCAGGACTGTGGAAAATCCTTCCGGCAGAGCACCCACCTGACTCAGCACCGGAGGATCCACACGGGAGAGAAACCGTATGAATGCAGGgactgtgggaaagccttcacaCACAGCTCCTCCCTCACCAAGCACCAGAGAACTCACACTGGGTAG
- the ZNF135 gene encoding zinc finger protein 135 isoform X2 yields MTAGLLAAGAREQVTFEDVVVDFTREEWGQLEPAQRTLYRDVMLETFGLLVSVGHWLPKLDVISLLEQVTEPWAVDKGLPQDLETRPQTKPSVPRQDITEEVPNSVLVERFLWDNLWCPEQGDANGHWERSHRNLDARVLQVAFTLEKTLIQEQQVGNGLGENRGLGPGLGIQPMTPERRGPHMWGTHGKRENLDSKLNSQQKTYAKEKPYKCQECGKAFSHSSALIEHHRTHTGERPYECHECGKGFRNSSALTKHQRIHTGEKPYKCSQCGRTFNQIAPLIQHQRTHTGEKPYECSECGKSFSFRSSFSQHERTHTGEKPYECSECGKAFRQSIHLTQHLRIHTGEKPYQCGECGKAFSHSSSLTKHQRIHTGEKPYECHECGKAFTQITPLIQHQRTHTGEKPYECNECGKAFSQSTLLTEHRRIHTGEKPYGCNECGKTFSHSSSLSQHERTHTGEKPYECSQCGKAFRQSTHLTQHQRIHTGEKPYECGDCGKAFSHSSSLTKHQRIHTGEKPYKCNTCSRAFSQLAPLIQHQRIHTGEKPYECTECGRAFSQSSLLIEHQRIHTKEKPYGCNECGKSFSHSSSLSQHERTHTGEKPYECQDCGKSFRQSTHLTQHRRIHTGEKPYECRDCGKAFTHSSSLTKHQRTHTG; encoded by the exons atgacCGCTGGGCTCCTTGCTGCCGGGGCCCGG GAGCAAGTGACCTTTGAGGACGTGGTTGTGGACTTCACCCGGGAGGAGTGGGGGCAGCTGGAGCCCGCCCAGAGGACCCTGTACCGCgatgtgatgctggagacctTTGGGCTCCTGGTCTCCGTGG GACACTGGCTCCCGAAGCTGGACGTCATCTCCCTGCTGGAGCAGGTGACAGAGCCGTGGGCAGTGGACAAGGGCCTTCCCCAAG acTTGGAAACTAGACCCCAAACCAAACCGTCAGTTCCAAGACAAGACATCACTGAAGAAGTACCTAACAGTGTCCTGGTAGAAAGGTTCCTGTGGGACAATCTGTGGTGCCCTGAGCAGGGAGATGCCAACGGCCACTGGGAGCGGAGTCACAGGAACCTAGATGCCCGTGTGCTACAGGTGGCCTTCACACTGGAGAAGACACTCATTCAGGAGCAGCAGGTGGGGAATGGGCTTGGGGAAAACAGAGGTCTGGGCCCTGGTCTTGGCATTCAGCCAATGACCCCTGAAAGACGAGGCCCCCACATGTGGGGGACACATGGAAAGAGGGAGAATCTGGACTCCAAGTTAAATTCCCAACAGAAAACCTATGCAAAAGAGAAACCCTACAAATGTCAGGAATGTGGAAAGGCCTTTAGTCACAGCTCAGCACTCATTGAACACCACCGAACACACACAGGAGAGAGACCTTACGAATGTCACGAGTGTGGAAAAGGTTTCCGAAACAGCTCGGCACTGACCAAACACCAGAGAATCCACACTGGCGAGAAACCTTATAAGTGCAGTCAGTGTGGGAGGACCTTCAACCAGATCGCCCCACTGATCCAGCACCAGAGGACTCATACTGGCGAGAAGCCCTacgagtgcagtgaatgtgggaaatccttcagTTTTAGGTCTTCCTTCAGCCAGCACGAGCGGACACACACgggtgagaaaccctatgagtgcagtgaatgtgggaaggccttccgGCAGAGCATCCACCTCACACAGCACCTGCGaatccacactggggagaagccctATCAGTGTGGGGAGTGTGGCAAGGCCTTCAGCCACAGCTCCTCCTTGACCAAACACCAGCGCATCCACACCGGGGAGAAGCCCTATGAGTGCCATGAGTGTGGCAAAGCCTTCACCCAGATCACACCGCTGATTCAGCATCAGAGGACgcacacaggagagaagccctatgagtgcaatgagtgtgggaaagccttcagccagAGCACACTCTTGACGGAGCATCGAAGAATTCACACGGGAGAGAAACCCTATGGGTGCAATGAGTGTGGGAAGACTTTCAGTCATAGCTCGTCACTCAGCCAGCACGAGCGGACGCACACGGGCGAGAAGCCCTATGAGTGCAGTCAGTGCGGGAAGGCCTTCCGGCAGAGCACACACCTCACCCAGCACCAGAGaatccacactggggagaagccctATGAGTGTGGCGACTGTGGCAAGGCCTTCAGCCACAGCTCCTCCCTAACTAAGCACCAGCGGATCCACACCGGTGAGAAGCCCTACAAGTGTAACACCTGCAGCAGAGCCTTCAGCCAGCTCGCCCCCCTCATTCAGCATCAGAGGATCCACACAGGAGAAAAGCCCTATGAGTGTACTGAGTGTGGCAGAGCCTTCAGCCAGAGCTCCCTTCTCATAGAGCACCAGAGGATTCACACCAAGGAAAAGCCCTATGggtgtaatgaatgtgggaaatccttcagTCACAGCTCATCACTCAGCCAGCACGAAAGGACACACACGGGGGAAAAGCCCTACGAATGTCAGGACTGTGGAAAATCCTTCCGGCAGAGCACCCACCTGACTCAGCACCGGAGGATCCACACGGGAGAGAAACCGTATGAATGCAGGgactgtgggaaagccttcacaCACAGCTCCTCCCTCACCAAGCACCAGAGAACTCACACTGGGTAG